In Drosophila innubila isolate TH190305 chromosome 2R unlocalized genomic scaffold, UK_Dinn_1.0 1_C_2R, whole genome shotgun sequence, the following are encoded in one genomic region:
- the LOC117784066 gene encoding uncharacterized protein LOC117784066 has translation MTKLLIVCLCLTALILMLTPANSAPAESLSAEVEVDDLSTADSIGVGYYVPSVSSYYSPYYGGSSYYKYGGYGGYGYGGYRGYGRYYRRPIYPVWG, from the exons ATGACAAAG TTATTGATAGTCTGTCTTTGCTTGACTGCTCTAATTTTGATGCTGACACCAGCGAATTCTGCACCTGCAGAg AGCTTGTCCGCCGAAGTTGAGGTCGATGATCTCTCTACAGCAGACAGCATCGGCGTTGGTTATTATGTTCCGTCTGTTTCCTCGTACTATAGTCCATATTACGGTGGCAGCAGTTACTACAAATACGGCGGATACGGCGGATATGGCTATGGGGGATACAGAGGTTACGGACGTTACTATCGTCGTCCAATTTATCCAGTTTGGGGTTGA
- the LOC117785170 gene encoding LOW QUALITY PROTEIN: ornithine decarboxylase antizyme (The sequence of the model RefSeq protein was modified relative to this genomic sequence to represent the inferred CDS: deleted 1 base in 1 codon) gives MHQQQQEEELHQQSESEDQLGDPMMFSSFVRRDFNDSGVAGCATDGKLRTISTSSCATNMSTESYRISLGVGPLWWSDVPVHHRTDHDRASLLTGYSRKSSVDSAGGSLFEASSRASSSSSSSSECSDTESHDIHSLCSEDDCQEVLRQILQHDQPVHISIKLHVTEDQSTNWMSILNPTNNILYVAFPTDLPPSGSKQTFISLLEFAEDKLEVDGIVMVMRKDQPECGRLIEAFLFMGFEPLSRKSPKAPPAAINDNENYYFLYNIEE, from the exons atgcatcagcagcagcaagaagaagaactgCATCAGCAGTCAGAGTCAGAGGATCAACTTGG CGACCCAATGATGTTTAGTAGCTTCGTTAGAAGAGACTTTAATGATAGCGGAGTTGCTGGATGTGCTACTGATGGCAAGCTCCGTACCATCTCGACTTCGTCTTGCGCCACGAACATGTCGACGGAGTCTTACCGCATCTCTCTCGGCGTAGGGCCTCTGTGGTGGTCC GATGTCCCTGTCCACCACAGAACAGATCACGATAGGGCATCGCTCTTAACGG GCTACAGCCGGAAGTCTTCGGTCGACTCGGCTGGCGGCAGCTTGTTCGAGGCCAGCTCTCGGGCATCGTCATCCTCTTCTTCGTCGTCGGAATGCTCCGACACGGAGTCGCACGACATTCATTCGTTGTGCTCGGAGGATGACTGCCAGGAGGTGTTGCGCCAGATCTTGCAGCATGACCAACCGGTGCATATTTCCATCAAATTGCACGTCACCGAAGACCAGTCTACGAATTGGATGTCGATTTTAAACCCGaccaacaacattttatatgTCGCATTTCCAACTGATTTACCCCCGTCTGGCTCCAAGCAGACCTTCATCTCGCTTTTGGAGTTCGCCGAGGATAAATTGGAGGTGGACGGCATTGTAATGGTTATGCGCAAGGATCAGCCTGAGTGCGGTCGTTTAATTGAGGCATTCCTTTTCATGGGATTCGAACCACTATCGAGAAAGTCACCGAAGGCACCACCAGCTGCAATCAACGATAATGAAAACTACTATTTCCTGTACAACATCGAGGAGTAG
- the LOC117785173 gene encoding histidine-rich glycoprotein, whose protein sequence is MSKAVFIIATILISVVLASQAIEDNHRSHKQHKRQHSPSVGHHNGHPAEHAKHHIQDLNKEKINHGQMPVPLAPHHSKSQRNGRRHKTSKSSKLSKNHHHQQSKPSHHKVHQSHKTHGQGRKHH, encoded by the exons ATGTCGAAGGCG GTGTTTATCATTGCAACGATTCTGATATCCGTTGTGCTGGCGTCGCAAGCAATTGAGGATAATCATCGGTCACACAAACAGCACAAACGTCAGCACTCGCCGTCTGTTGGTCACCACAATGGTCATCCGGCGGAGCATGCCAAGCACCATATACAGGATCTGAATAAGGAGAAAATTAATCATGGTCAAATGCCAGTGCCATTGGCACCACATCATTCCAAGTCCCAACGCAACGGAAGACGTCACAAGACGTCCAAGAGCTCCAAGCTATCGAAGaaccatcatcatcagcagtcGAAACCAAGCCATCATAAAGTGCATCAGTCCCATAAGACACATGGTCAAGGAAGGAAGCACCACTAG
- the LOC117785171 gene encoding small nuclear ribonucleoprotein Sm D3, with product MSIGVPIKVLHEAEGHIITCETITGEVYRGKLIEAEDNMNCQMTQITVTYRDGRTANLENVYIRGSKIRFLILPDMLKNAPMFKKQTGKGLGGTAGRGKAAILRAQARGRGRGTGPAGGGRGGGGGPPGAPGGGGRGAWQGGPTGGRGRGGL from the exons ATGTCGATTGGCGTACCCATTAAAGTTTTGCATGAAGCAGAGGGTCACATAATTACTTGTGAAACAATCACCGGCGAAGTCTATCGCGGCAAGCTCATCGAGGCAGAGGACAACATGAACTGTCAAATGACACAGATCACGGTCACCTACAGGGACGGACGCACGGCTAATTTGGAGAATGTCTACATTCGCGGCTCAAAGATTCGTTTTCTCATACTGCCCGACATGCTGAAGAATGCGCCGATGTTTAAGAAGCAGACCGGCAAGGGACTAGGCGGGACGGCCGGACGCGGAAAAGCAGCGATACTCAGAGCACAGG CGCGTGGTCGGGGCAGAGGAACTGGTCCCGCAGGTGGCGGTCgaggcggtggtggtggtccACCGGGAGCACCAGGTGGTGGAGGACGGGGCGCCTGGCAAGGCGGTCCCACAGGAGGACGTGGTCGCGGCGGCTTGTAG